From the genome of Gracilibacillus salitolerans, one region includes:
- a CDS encoding DUF2243 domain-containing protein, giving the protein MDKANTNTNNHANYLQRNLWSGILFGLGLVAFLDETLFHQLLHWHHFYDKSTTNIGLISDGLFHAFSWFATIAGLFLFADLRRRKEWIVTKWWGGVLLGGGTFQLYDGTIQHKLMRIHQIRYVDNVIVYDVIWNIIAILMVVMGIIMIRKRGDKHA; this is encoded by the coding sequence ATGGATAAAGCAAATACTAATACCAACAACCATGCTAACTATTTGCAGCGTAATTTGTGGTCCGGTATATTGTTTGGACTTGGTCTTGTTGCTTTTCTTGATGAAACACTCTTTCACCAGCTGTTACACTGGCATCATTTTTATGATAAATCCACCACAAATATTGGTTTAATATCTGACGGTTTATTCCATGCTTTTAGCTGGTTTGCAACCATTGCTGGTTTATTTTTGTTTGCAGATCTGCGCCGTCGTAAGGAATGGATAGTTACTAAATGGTGGGGTGGTGTTTTATTAGGTGGTGGAACATTTCAATTATACGACGGGACTATTCAGCACAAGTTGATGCGCATTCATCAAATTAGGTATGTGGACAACGTTATTGTTTATGATGTGATATGGAACATTATTGCTATTCTGATGGTTGTAATGGGCATTATCATGATTAGAAAACGAGGAGATAAACATGCATAA
- a CDS encoding small multi-drug export protein: MEFMELIWAYMLVFLLAAVPFVEAIYLTPIAVVAGLSPVPTFILAVLGNLLTVYFVILFINKIKQWRKKKNQPSNKKATRAENIWKKYGLPGLTLIGPFLIGSHLSAFLSLVFGGTKRQVTVWMTISIVGWSLLLGILAALGFEFMDVENPFIEQFFTKQ, translated from the coding sequence ATGGAATTTATGGAATTGATTTGGGCGTATATGTTGGTTTTTTTATTGGCTGCGGTACCTTTTGTTGAGGCTATTTATCTTACACCAATAGCGGTGGTGGCAGGGTTATCACCAGTACCGACCTTTATATTGGCTGTATTGGGGAATCTTTTGACCGTTTATTTTGTTATTTTATTTATTAACAAAATAAAACAGTGGAGAAAGAAAAAGAATCAACCCTCTAATAAAAAAGCTACGAGAGCTGAAAACATTTGGAAAAAGTATGGACTTCCAGGTCTAACACTAATCGGTCCATTCTTGATTGGTAGTCATCTTAGTGCATTTTTAAGTTTGGTTTTTGGAGGAACTAAGAGACAAGTAACAGTTTGGATGACGATAAGTATTGTTGGTTGGAGTTTACTATTGGGAATACTTGCAGCATTAGGGTTTGAATTTATGGATGTGGAAAATCCCTTTATCGAACAATTCTTCACAAAACAATAG
- a CDS encoding GntR family transcriptional regulator produces MKLPIVVSDDSKEPIYYQMELQIKRLIVSGQLQAGTALPSIRALSHDLSCSVITTRRAYQNLENNGYIETVQGKGTFVRALESSAQKQIREEVVYSTFKKAIEESKLMGYSLQELKEISDKVFDDLERGGDRS; encoded by the coding sequence ATGAAGCTACCGATAGTAGTATCAGATGATAGTAAGGAACCCATTTACTATCAAATGGAACTACAAATTAAAAGATTAATCGTAAGTGGCCAACTGCAAGCGGGTACAGCACTTCCTTCCATTCGGGCTTTATCCCATGATCTATCTTGTAGTGTCATTACGACAAGAAGAGCATATCAAAATCTCGAGAATAATGGCTATATTGAAACGGTGCAAGGAAAAGGAACCTTCGTAAGGGCCTTAGAATCGAGTGCCCAAAAACAAATAAGAGAAGAAGTCGTATATTCAACTTTTAAAAAAGCGATAGAAGAAAGTAAGTTAATGGGTTATTCACTCCAAGAGTTAAAAGAGATCAGTGATAAAGTATTTGATGATCTTGAGAGAGGGGGAGATCGTTCATGA
- a CDS encoding ATP-binding cassette domain-containing protein — translation MKSAVEIQSLVKTYNNFKLGPLDLTVEEGMVVALLGSNGSGKSTLLQTIMKLKNHDYGNVKVLGMDINEHEVQVKERIGYAGGGLYGAFNQLTVDGLAELVGHWYTNWDQAYYERLINRYDINRKEKFAHCSMGTKKKVEFILAMAHHPKLLLLDEPTANVDMISQQRMREDLSLFMADDQHTIVMATHLQEEVKQLCDYICLLDNGQIKDMFEKDEVQYRWARIWLSHFPDLLKDDGRVWQIEESPVQIVTNQLSELEKELQQQQIEIIHVKHLDLHEIMEYILQL, via the coding sequence ATGAAATCTGCAGTTGAGATTCAATCACTAGTAAAAACATATAACAATTTTAAACTGGGTCCGCTTGATCTTACAGTGGAGGAGGGTATGGTTGTAGCATTACTAGGATCGAATGGTTCAGGGAAAAGCACATTATTGCAAACGATCATGAAGTTAAAAAATCATGATTACGGAAACGTCAAAGTTTTAGGAATGGACATCAATGAGCATGAAGTTCAAGTTAAAGAACGGATTGGTTATGCAGGTGGCGGACTGTATGGAGCTTTTAATCAATTAACAGTTGATGGGCTTGCTGAACTTGTGGGGCATTGGTACACCAATTGGGATCAAGCATATTATGAGAGATTGATCAATAGATATGACATTAATCGGAAAGAGAAATTCGCTCATTGTTCAATGGGTACAAAGAAAAAAGTTGAATTTATTTTAGCAATGGCCCATCATCCCAAGCTACTGTTGTTAGATGAACCGACAGCTAATGTAGATATGATCTCGCAACAACGAATGCGAGAAGATTTATCATTATTTATGGCGGATGACCAACACACCATTGTAATGGCTACTCATCTGCAGGAAGAAGTCAAACAATTATGCGATTATATCTGCTTGTTAGACAATGGTCAAATAAAGGATATGTTTGAAAAGGATGAGGTACAATATCGCTGGGCAAGAATATGGTTATCTCATTTTCCTGATCTTTTAAAAGATGATGGGAGAGTGTGGCAAATAGAAGAAAGTCCAGTTCAAATTGTAACGAATCAACTTTCAGAACTTGAAAAAGAGTTGCAACAACAACAAATTGAGATTATCCACGTAAAACATTTGGATCTACATGAGATCATGGAATATATCTTACAATTATAA
- a CDS encoding PadR family transcriptional regulator, which translates to MAVRSQLLKGILEGCILAIISRETVYGYELAMKLQNQGLDVSEGSIYPILLRLQKEKLIQGEMRKSPSGPNRKYYTLTDAGEVSLLIFQENWENVKKPVDQLLRGKEEL; encoded by the coding sequence ATGGCTGTAAGGAGTCAGTTACTAAAGGGAATACTGGAAGGATGCATTTTAGCTATTATTTCCAGGGAAACAGTGTATGGATATGAATTAGCAATGAAGCTTCAAAATCAAGGTTTGGATGTCAGTGAAGGTTCGATTTATCCGATTTTATTACGGCTACAAAAGGAAAAATTAATTCAAGGTGAAATGAGAAAATCACCAAGTGGGCCGAATCGGAAATATTACACATTAACAGATGCAGGAGAAGTGTCTTTACTCATTTTTCAAGAGAATTGGGAAAATGTGAAGAAGCCAGTTGATCAATTATTAAGAGGTAAGGAGGAGCTATAA
- a CDS encoding DUF1129 family protein has translation MQGLIAENNEKRKLLNKENKKIYEDMLMYVRLSYNKSEAETEEVLMELLDHLLILQHEGREASELFGTDPKKYADEIVGELPQTITKKVLMLFFMGVFYFLGVAAFINGLVSTILYFGFGQLESIKTYYIGSLSINTLLSLGIAFLVVYSVIRYFRWSCFKNISKIFELLFTGVIFGALPFGIFLALFYFMPPFGPSITIEVYWLIIIGICFYVLGSVFKRKA, from the coding sequence ATGCAAGGCTTAATTGCAGAGAATAATGAAAAAAGAAAGCTGTTGAACAAAGAAAATAAGAAAATTTATGAAGATATGCTGATGTATGTTCGTTTGTCATATAACAAGTCAGAGGCTGAAACAGAAGAAGTATTAATGGAATTACTAGATCATCTGTTAATATTACAGCACGAAGGAAGGGAAGCTTCTGAGTTATTTGGAACAGATCCAAAAAAGTATGCAGATGAAATAGTTGGTGAGCTGCCACAAACCATTACGAAAAAAGTATTGATGCTATTTTTTATGGGGGTATTTTATTTTCTGGGCGTCGCAGCGTTTATTAATGGTTTAGTTAGTACAATCCTTTATTTTGGATTTGGCCAATTAGAATCTATTAAAACGTATTATATTGGAAGCTTGTCCATTAATACGCTATTATCATTGGGCATTGCTTTTCTTGTTGTTTATTCTGTTATCCGATATTTCAGATGGTCTTGTTTTAAGAATATATCTAAAATTTTCGAACTCTTGTTTACTGGAGTAATTTTTGGTGCCTTGCCATTTGGTATTTTTCTAGCATTATTCTACTTTATGCCACCTTTTGGGCCGTCCATAACAATCGAGGTTTATTGGCTTATCATAATAGGTATTTGCTTCTATGTATTAGGAAGTGTTTTTAAAAGGAAAGCTTAA
- a CDS encoding CAP domain-containing protein: protein MIKKLSMTLLLIGALVMTTGFSSNTTLSAKQHVQSNSVEFVSAEKFSESTMQELIDKCFGNFNVEVEKQPDQNENENEAEKEQTPAEPQPEETQTNEKDQPENNNENEEPVEVPAENEEAQQEAPANEDNTQENTEEQEQTTENNQNADISEFEQEVVALTNEERQKQGLPALEIDEELSKVAKQKSEDMAANGYFSHNSPTHGSPFDMIQQAGIDYRTAGENIAKGQQTPEEVVNAWMNSEGHRANILNENFTHIGVGYVEQGNHWTQQFIGR from the coding sequence ATGATAAAGAAACTATCAATGACGCTTCTATTAATTGGAGCGCTAGTAATGACAACAGGGTTTTCATCTAATACAACACTATCTGCAAAACAACATGTACAAAGTAATAGTGTTGAATTTGTTTCAGCAGAGAAATTCTCTGAATCTACTATGCAAGAGCTAATAGATAAATGCTTTGGTAATTTCAATGTTGAAGTAGAGAAACAGCCAGATCAGAACGAGAACGAAAACGAAGCAGAAAAAGAGCAAACACCTGCTGAACCACAACCAGAAGAAACACAAACTAATGAAAAAGATCAACCAGAAAATAATAATGAAAATGAAGAACCAGTAGAAGTACCGGCTGAGAATGAAGAAGCACAACAAGAAGCACCTGCTAACGAAGATAATACTCAAGAAAATACAGAAGAGCAAGAACAAACAACAGAAAATAATCAAAACGCTGATATTAGCGAATTTGAACAAGAAGTTGTTGCTTTAACAAATGAAGAGCGTCAAAAACAAGGATTGCCAGCTTTGGAAATCGATGAAGAGTTAAGCAAAGTAGCTAAACAAAAATCAGAAGACATGGCGGCAAATGGTTACTTCAGCCATAACAGTCCAACACACGGATCTCCTTTTGACATGATCCAACAAGCAGGTATCGACTACCGAACTGCTGGTGAAAATATTGCAAAAGGTCAACAAACACCAGAAGAAGTAGTAAATGCTTGGATGAATAGTGAAGGTCACAGAGCAAATATTTTAAATGAAAACTTTACTCATATCGGCGTTGGATATGTAGAACAAGGTAATCATTGGACACAACAATTTATAGGCAGATAA
- a CDS encoding TraB/GumN family protein, with product MSDQNENITRIELDGKEYILIGTAHVSKQSAEQVKQVIEQEQPDSICVELDKQRYESIVKGNSWRDMDIFQVIKEKKATLLLMNLAISSFQKRMAKQFGIKPGQEMIQGIESADEIGAELVLADRNIQITFARIWRSIGIKGKMLLLTQVLGGVFSRESISEEELEKMKTQDSIDSVLSEFSEAFPRLKKPLIDERDQYLAQKIKKAPGEKIVAVLGAAHVPGITKEIHKEQDLKKLTNLPPKSKAPKIIGWSIPLVIIALIAYTFWSNPVAGWQQVMSWLIWNGGFSALGVALALGHPLTILTALVAAPITSLNPLIAAGWFAGFVQALVKKPHVSDFEALADDVHTIKGFWHNKVTRILLIIVFANLGSTLGTIIAGTDIVRLFINNL from the coding sequence ATGTCGGATCAAAATGAAAATATTACGAGAATTGAATTAGATGGGAAAGAATACATATTGATTGGAACTGCTCACGTATCAAAGCAAAGCGCGGAGCAGGTTAAACAAGTGATTGAACAAGAGCAACCTGATTCAATATGTGTGGAATTGGATAAACAACGTTATGAATCGATAGTCAAGGGTAATAGTTGGCGTGATATGGATATATTCCAAGTGATTAAAGAGAAGAAAGCTACTTTATTACTTATGAACCTTGCTATCTCCTCTTTTCAGAAACGGATGGCGAAACAATTCGGTATTAAGCCAGGCCAAGAGATGATTCAAGGAATTGAATCCGCCGATGAAATAGGTGCAGAATTGGTGTTAGCAGACCGAAATATCCAAATCACGTTTGCACGCATATGGCGAAGTATAGGCATTAAAGGGAAAATGCTACTGTTGACACAAGTATTAGGCGGTGTCTTCTCTAGAGAATCAATCTCAGAGGAAGAACTTGAAAAAATGAAAACGCAAGACTCGATTGACAGTGTATTGAGCGAATTTTCGGAAGCTTTCCCACGCCTAAAAAAACCATTAATTGACGAACGGGATCAATATTTAGCACAGAAAATTAAAAAAGCACCGGGTGAGAAAATTGTGGCGGTACTAGGTGCTGCCCATGTTCCTGGTATTACGAAGGAAATTCACAAAGAGCAGGATCTGAAAAAGTTAACGAACCTACCTCCAAAATCGAAAGCACCCAAAATTATTGGATGGTCGATCCCCTTAGTTATTATTGCGTTGATCGCTTATACATTTTGGTCTAATCCTGTAGCAGGCTGGCAGCAAGTAATGAGCTGGTTAATTTGGAATGGAGGCTTTTCCGCTTTGGGTGTAGCATTAGCCTTAGGTCATCCTTTGACGATTTTAACTGCATTAGTCGCAGCACCGATTACATCACTAAATCCATTGATAGCTGCCGGTTGGTTTGCAGGTTTTGTTCAAGCTTTAGTGAAAAAACCTCATGTTTCTGACTTTGAAGCTTTAGCAGATGATGTTCATACCATAAAAGGATTTTGGCACAATAAAGTCACCAGAATTCTGCTAATTATTGTGTTCGCCAACCTTGGCAGTACACTGGGTACAATTATTGCAGGAACAGATATTGTTCGATTATTTATTAATAATTTATAG
- a CDS encoding TIGR01777 family oxidoreductase, with protein MTNKVVLAGGTGFIGNYLKQKFEALGYEVIVIARKAPAITWDDHERMVNALENAEMVINLAGKSVNCRYHEQNKKEILQSRTGTTKLLGDVVAACENPPKLWVNASTATIYRHAEDRPMTESEGEIGKGFSVDVATKWENAFFQCTVPKTRQVALRIAIVLGPDGGVMTPYKNLVKFGLGGVQGNGKQMFSWIHVEDLFQIILFLNEHKDMEGVFNCSSPNPIPNHHLMKAIREQLNRPLGLPAPAPLLELGALFLRTETELILKSRWVIPKRLLDAGYTFRFPTIEQTLKDIL; from the coding sequence ATGACAAATAAAGTAGTGCTTGCAGGTGGTACAGGATTTATCGGCAATTATTTGAAACAAAAGTTCGAAGCACTCGGTTATGAGGTAATCGTGATCGCAAGAAAGGCACCAGCCATTACATGGGATGATCATGAAAGAATGGTTAATGCATTAGAAAATGCTGAGATGGTGATTAATTTAGCAGGTAAATCCGTTAATTGCCGTTATCATGAACAGAACAAGAAAGAAATTCTTCAATCCCGAACAGGTACTACAAAATTGTTAGGAGATGTCGTAGCAGCTTGTGAAAATCCGCCAAAACTTTGGGTGAATGCTAGTACAGCAACAATTTACAGGCATGCAGAGGATCGACCGATGACAGAATCAGAAGGTGAAATAGGAAAGGGATTCTCCGTGGATGTCGCAACAAAATGGGAAAATGCCTTTTTCCAATGTACTGTACCAAAGACCCGCCAAGTAGCATTACGTATCGCAATTGTACTCGGCCCTGATGGTGGTGTTATGACACCATACAAGAACCTGGTGAAATTTGGATTAGGCGGAGTTCAAGGTAATGGAAAGCAAATGTTTAGCTGGATTCATGTCGAAGATTTATTTCAAATCATATTATTTTTAAATGAGCACAAAGATATGGAAGGCGTATTTAATTGCTCCTCTCCAAATCCCATTCCAAACCATCACTTAATGAAAGCAATACGTGAGCAGTTGAACCGTCCACTTGGTTTACCAGCACCTGCTCCATTATTAGAGTTAGGAGCTCTCTTTTTACGCACCGAAACCGAATTGATATTAAAAAGCAGATGGGTAATACCTAAAAGATTGCTTGACGCCGGTTACACCTTTCGTTTTCCGACAATAGAACAAACACTCAAAGATATATTATAG
- a CDS encoding nicotinate phosphoribosyltransferase gives MTYEDDSLMLHTDLYQVNMAETYWRDGKANQKAVFELYFRKLPFDNGYAVFAGLDRVLDFIENFGFTESDLTYLKEIGGYEEDFLDYLRNLKFSGTIRSMKEGEVVFANEPLLRIEAPLAEAQLIETPLLNIVNYQTLIATKAARIKHVVGNNTVMEFGTRRAHEMDAAIWGTRAAYIGGFSATSNVRAGKLFGIPIAGTHAHAMVQAYRDDYTAFKKYASTHKNCVFLVDTYDTLRSGVPNAIRVAKEFGDTINFQGIRLDSGDMAYLSKKARKMLDDAGFPDAKIIASNDLDEYTILNLQAQEAQIDIYGIGTKLITAFDQAALGGVYKLVAIEEDGEMIDTIKISANPEKVTTPGSKKVYRIINNDNGHSEGDYIALEHEDPHAEERLKMFHPVHTYISKFVTNYIAVNLHEDVVINGEINYQSPSLEEIQNYTISNMKLLWEEYKRTMKPEEYPVDLSEACWENKMNLIRDIKTKVKQKVE, from the coding sequence ATGACGTATGAAGACGATAGCTTAATGCTACACACCGACCTATATCAAGTCAATATGGCAGAAACCTACTGGCGTGATGGGAAAGCAAACCAAAAGGCGGTATTCGAATTATATTTTCGCAAGCTTCCTTTTGATAATGGCTATGCTGTTTTTGCCGGGTTAGATCGTGTATTAGATTTTATTGAGAATTTCGGTTTTACAGAAAGTGATTTAACCTACTTAAAAGAAATTGGTGGATATGAAGAGGATTTTCTCGATTATTTACGAAATTTAAAGTTTTCAGGTACGATTCGATCGATGAAAGAGGGGGAAGTTGTTTTTGCCAATGAACCATTGCTGCGGATTGAAGCACCACTGGCAGAGGCACAGTTAATTGAAACCCCTTTGCTTAACATTGTGAATTACCAAACATTAATAGCCACAAAAGCTGCCCGTATTAAACATGTTGTCGGAAATAATACTGTGATGGAGTTTGGTACTAGACGTGCGCATGAGATGGATGCAGCGATTTGGGGAACAAGGGCTGCGTATATCGGTGGTTTTTCTGCCACAAGTAATGTTCGAGCTGGAAAACTTTTTGGAATTCCAATCGCCGGAACCCATGCACATGCAATGGTGCAAGCTTATCGAGATGATTATACTGCATTTAAAAAATACGCCAGCACACATAAAAACTGTGTTTTTCTCGTTGATACGTATGATACATTACGGTCTGGTGTCCCGAACGCCATCCGTGTTGCAAAGGAATTTGGAGACACTATAAATTTTCAAGGTATTCGTTTAGATAGTGGTGATATGGCCTATTTATCGAAAAAGGCAAGAAAAATGTTAGATGATGCCGGTTTTCCTGATGCTAAAATTATTGCTTCCAATGATTTAGACGAATATACCATATTAAACCTGCAAGCTCAGGAAGCACAAATCGATATTTATGGTATTGGCACGAAGCTTATTACAGCCTTTGATCAAGCAGCATTAGGTGGTGTGTACAAATTAGTAGCTATTGAGGAAGATGGGGAAATGATTGATACGATTAAGATTTCAGCTAACCCGGAAAAAGTAACAACCCCAGGGAGTAAAAAGGTGTATCGTATCATTAATAATGACAATGGACATTCAGAAGGGGACTATATTGCATTAGAGCATGAGGATCCACATGCAGAAGAACGTTTGAAAATGTTCCATCCGGTGCATACCTATATTAGTAAGTTTGTTACTAATTATATAGCTGTAAACTTGCATGAGGATGTAGTGATAAATGGTGAAATCAATTATCAAAGCCCTTCCTTGGAAGAGATTCAAAATTATACGATTAGCAATATGAAGCTTTTATGGGAAGAGTACAAGCGAACGATGAAACCCGAAGAGTATCCAGTCGATTTAAGTGAAGCGTGCTGGGAGAATAAAATGAATTTAATCCGTGATATTAAAACAAAGGTAAAGCAGAAGGTTGAATAA
- the nadE gene encoding ammonia-dependent NAD(+) synthetase gives MHSLQKEIMETLKVQPEIDPQEEFRRSVDFVKAYLMKHPFLKSAVLGISGGQDSTLAGYICQTAINELNEEQDEEKYAFIAVRLPYGEQADEDDCLVALDFIKPSRTVRVNIKDAVDASEAAVEKEIGDISEFVKGNTKARERMKVQYDIAAACNGVVVGTDHAAEAVTGFFTKYGDGAADILPLYRLNKRQGKSILKMLDCPERLYEKAPTADLESDRPQLPDEEALGVTYDAIDDYLEGKQVSDKEAETIEQWFMKTRHKREEPVTVFDDWWKR, from the coding sequence ATGCATTCATTACAAAAAGAAATTATGGAAACATTGAAAGTGCAGCCGGAGATTGATCCACAAGAGGAATTTCGTCGTAGTGTCGATTTTGTCAAAGCTTATTTAATGAAACATCCTTTTCTGAAAAGCGCTGTATTAGGGATTTCTGGTGGCCAGGATTCAACGTTAGCAGGATACATCTGCCAAACAGCGATAAATGAGTTGAACGAGGAGCAAGATGAAGAAAAATATGCATTTATTGCAGTCCGTTTACCGTATGGAGAGCAAGCAGATGAAGATGATTGTCTGGTTGCACTTGATTTTATTAAGCCGAGTCGAACTGTCCGAGTAAATATTAAGGATGCTGTTGATGCGAGTGAAGCAGCAGTAGAGAAGGAAATCGGTGATATTAGTGAGTTTGTGAAAGGAAATACCAAGGCTCGTGAGCGCATGAAGGTACAATATGATATTGCTGCCGCATGTAATGGTGTTGTTGTTGGTACAGATCATGCTGCTGAAGCGGTTACTGGTTTCTTTACGAAATATGGTGATGGTGCGGCAGATATTTTACCATTATACCGCTTGAACAAACGTCAGGGGAAATCAATTCTTAAGATGCTAGATTGTCCGGAGCGTCTCTATGAGAAGGCACCTACAGCAGATTTAGAGAGTGACCGCCCGCAATTGCCAGACGAAGAAGCATTAGGTGTGACGTATGATGCAATTGATGACTATTTAGAAGGAAAACAAGTGTCAGATAAAGAAGCGGAAACAATTGAACAGTGGTTCATGAAAACTCGCCATAAGCGAGAAGAGCCTGTTACCGTGTTTGATGACTGGTGGAAAAGGTGA
- a CDS encoding ring-cleaving dioxygenase, producing MNGLKGIHHVTAITSSAEENYKFFTYVLGMRLIKKTVNQDDIQTYHLFFADDKGSPGTDMTFFDFPGIPKGSHGTNEICRTGFRVPSDAALDYWVKRFDRLEVKHDEIKEQFGKKVLSFVDFDDQQYQLISDENNEGVASGTPWQDGPIPLEYAITGLGPIFVRIQDYKYFKQVMEKVLMFTEIDHDGSYHLFEVGEGGNGAQVIVEENVVLPMARQGYGTVHHAAFRIEDLETLHQWDEHYRRFGLQTSGYVDRFFFKSLYTRVAPQILFELATDGPGFMGDEPYETLGEKLSLPPFLEDKRENIEGMVRHIDTIRSTKHFEKEYED from the coding sequence ATGAACGGCTTAAAAGGTATTCATCACGTAACAGCCATTACTAGCAGTGCGGAGGAAAATTATAAATTTTTCACGTATGTATTGGGTATGAGATTAATAAAGAAAACTGTTAATCAGGATGACATTCAAACATACCACCTGTTCTTTGCAGATGATAAAGGCAGTCCAGGAACAGATATGACTTTCTTTGATTTTCCTGGAATCCCGAAAGGCTCTCATGGTACGAATGAGATTTGTCGTACTGGCTTTCGTGTTCCGTCAGATGCTGCTCTTGATTACTGGGTAAAGCGGTTTGACCGTTTAGAGGTAAAGCATGATGAAATCAAAGAACAATTTGGTAAGAAGGTATTATCTTTTGTAGACTTTGATGACCAGCAATACCAATTAATTTCTGATGAAAATAATGAGGGAGTTGCTTCTGGTACACCGTGGCAAGATGGCCCTATTCCATTAGAATATGCAATCACCGGATTAGGTCCGATTTTTGTACGTATCCAAGACTATAAATACTTCAAGCAAGTAATGGAAAAAGTATTGATGTTTACTGAAATAGACCATGATGGTTCGTATCACTTATTTGAAGTTGGTGAAGGAGGGAATGGTGCACAAGTAATAGTGGAAGAAAATGTTGTCTTACCTATGGCTCGTCAAGGTTACGGTACTGTACACCATGCCGCTTTCCGGATTGAAGATCTCGAAACACTGCACCAATGGGATGAACATTATCGCCGTTTCGGGCTTCAGACTTCCGGATATGTCGATCGCTTCTTCTTTAAATCATTATATACAAGAGTAGCACCACAGATATTATTTGAATTAGCTACAGATGGTCCAGGGTTTATGGGTGATGAACCATACGAAACATTAGGGGAAAAACTATCTTTACCACCGTTTTTAGAAGATAAACGAGAAAATATAGAAGGAATGGTTCGCCATATAGATACCATCAGAAGTACGAAACATTTTGAGAAAGAATATGAAGATTAA